A region of the Silene latifolia isolate original U9 population chromosome 9, ASM4854445v1, whole genome shotgun sequence genome:
TAATTAATCATCAAAAACATAAGATAAACAGTTAATTCCTGCATTTTCCGAGTTGGTCCATATTTGATACAGAATAACAGGCAAAAAGTGAAAATACATCTATGCCATCAGGAAAGCAGCGGTTAAAGAAGTTCGGCCTAGGCCTGCCTACTCCATTTTTAATCGCGTCTGTAATGATCCCGGTAATGACCATTGAGTACAATAAGCCTGCAGTCACACAAAATTGaattacagtttttttttttttcgtagaAATGAAGTTTCATATATGAGACCGTCTTATACAAGAATCAGTGCTGTGCGTACCAAGGATAGCATGATGTAAATCATGGACGTCTTTTCTCCTAAGATAGCGGATGAGAAAAATGATCATTGGCAATAGGATACAATATACCTACGAAAACAAATGTTAAACATAAcaatgaatataaaaggtaaacaaatgactaagacgGAAACAGTATTTCCAACTATCAGGATTACTGTTAGAACTTACATAAACAGTCCAGAATGGTATGGTGTTTGGATGGAAAGGATATTTGAGATCAACCATCATATCCTTCCCGACGAAGCGCTTAAACGGGTCTAAGATGTTCAGCACAACTTGTATGCCAACCAGGATTAGCAGAATAAGCCAGTCATAGAGGTGTTTTCTTGCTAATGGAGCTCCATGAGAGAAAACAGTATATGCCCGAACCTCGGACTCTGTCATTCTATCCTGTGTTACTCTGCAATCGAATAGTCTCttgtaaaaccgttttacacTAAATCATTGTAAAACCATTCATCTACTAAGACATTTCAAAAGGGTGTTTATGTAAAATGCAATGTAATTTTACTTATAAAACCGTCTTCCATGAGAATTATATTACTCGTAGTAAATAAGAAAAATGAATTGAGATGAATGCAGGTTGGGACCATCATATAATAATCCGGTTATTGATTATAGTAAAACGACTGATCTACCACAAAAAAAAGATTATAGTAAAAGGACTGCAAAGTCATGCAGACTTAGTCAAGAAATTTACAATAAAATAGTCAGTTGTCCTTAATTAATGACTTGGTCAACAACAAACGATAATAATTACCAATAAGTCTTGATTAAGACGAAGTATCCGTTTTATCTATAAAACGGAGTCAAATATTAGCACAGGACGATGATAGGGATAAAACTTTTGGCATTTCCTATGGAAGTTATCATGTTATATGATAGTTATTTAACCTGTCTTAAAATTTAAAACGGACCCTCTCCTCTTAAATAGGAATTATTGAGTAATTAATCCTGACATGATAACGCCATAATCAAATTAAACTACTAGAGGGCAGCGTCAGGACCAAAAAAACATGTGAACAAGTGTATAGATTATGAAAGTCAACTAAACCAATAATTCAAAAAATGTATGATCATACTACAACAATGCAGAGTTTGAACCCAGCAAACAAAATGGAGTaggaaaaaaatataatttacTCCAAAATGTGTATATTATTAGAAGTTAATGGTCGAAGTTGGAAAAATTTCGCATACATGGAAAAGGAAACAAATTTAACACATACATTGGCAAATGACAAACTACACATACagattttttcaaaaaaataaaaataatgcgGAATACTTCATCaatttcaatcatttgtttacatttgatcaAAAATACTTTTTAAAATAAAGTGTGTGACTGAGACGGAATGAAATattataaaaggtaaacaaataactgaGACGAAAGCAAAATTAAAGTAAGTAAAAGATGGAGAAGTTGTAAGTTGTAACTAACCTGATTAATTCGAAAGAGCACCGAAGATTATAGAAGTTTGATTAGAACAACAAAACAAATGTGAATTATATGGTGATGACAAGTAGCCACGATTACACAAAAAGAGAAGAGAATTAATCGTTAAGAAAACCAACAAAAAACTGAATAAATAATAATGTGTTGAATGGATTAGGACCATCTTTATAATCATTTTATAGTACGTAGTTTTTTATTCCCCGATTCATTAATCTATTTAGGTACTCGTATTTATACAATTGATTTTCGGATACTTACTTAACAATAATTCCGTAAATGATGAATACTTGTTTATGTAAGACTGTTGTATAGCAAGTTAGcaactactccctccgtctcggtcatttgttttcctttggttttgacacaaaaaCCAAGGAAAAAGGGGgacaattactaaatgacaagtggatcaaattgagggtgaatgatcaaattgctcataaagttcattcttaaaatagaaaggacaacaattcactgagacaccccaatatgaaAAAGGACAATAAATAACCGGGACGGAAAGAAAATATCTTTTAATAACTTATGCATCTCATCTATTTAGGGCGGtttcttccatctttccctcacAAATAACGTAAAATAAGATATTTTATTTATTTGCGACCGAGAAAAGGTGAAGATGAGAAGACCCTGAGGAAAAAGTCCTCAACATTACTCCGTACCGTACATCGAAAACGTCTTTGTTACGTATATTTTTTAATCATCGCAAGTGTCTTGTTTTATAGTTTTATAATTTGTAAATGATGAATCAGAGATTaagaagaaatggcaaagaagacttttTAAGGAGAACATGGAAGTTTTCTATCATACGGGAAGATGTAGATTGGCCTTGTTATTTGGAAGCCTACGTAGCCAActgttattttataaaaatatattttagaCGAGTATATGCGTAAACTAATAAGTCCAATACATCAATGACACATACGAAATACGAGTAACTCTTAAAGATTAGTTTAAAATGATTTAGTGGTGACATTTGAATAACAGTTTTACATAATAATTATTGTAAAATCACGCGCTAATTCGAATAACTTCCATTACTTATCAATTACTCCTATCATGTTAAGGAAGTGAATTATATGAGCCGATCCTCGGTTGTGTATTTAATGTTATTGTAAAATCtctaattatgttaaattaaatgatagaaatAAAAAGGCAAACTCGATCCTCCACCGCGATTTTCCCAACAAAATTGGCTTACTATCATCACATGTTCTCAATCAGTTTGTCTTCGTCCCACATGACCAAACTATCATAGCCTATTTTATAACTGGTCTAATTCTCTTACGTTTTTATAACGGTAAAACCGTTAAATATGGAAAAAATGGAAGGCacttttgagtttttttttttttttttttttttttttttttttttttggcagctgtaaaaaTGACGGTACTACAATCCCAATTCAGCCCTAGCTAGGTTATGGGCAACCTTATTAAGACGACATGGTAAAAAACTAAAACAAGCCACAATCCACAATTACTGTGATTACTTTTGAGAAATTGACCTTGTAATTACTGTGATTTTACTACATCCACAATCCACATCGTGTACAGAATTAAACTATCGCACGTCAAAAACAATTTACAGACCAGTGAAACAATAGGTGTAGTGAAACAATACAGTAAAATACAAAAAACAATCACTGATAATGTACAACAAAAATCAAGTCACTCAATGATGATACTATGATCCTCCGATCTAGTCGAACGCGCTGATGCGAAATGCTGTGGGCTACGGCTAACCATGTCTTCGTTATGAATTTCACTGTGACCATTCATTTGTATTGACGATTCCCTTTCTAATGCTGTGAAGTATGAGTAAGGTCCCCAACCTATACAATGTATAAGACGTAAATTTGCAAAAATGTTGTAATACTCGAGTGATGATTTAACGGAGTTTGGAAGAAAAGAATTACCTTTGGTGCGATGTGGAGCAGGGAAAAACTGAAGATAGCAGAAGAAACTTATAGTAAGACCTGCATAGGCAGAAATGAGCAGAACTATCGATTAAGAATGTATAATGAGCTTTAATTTTAAAAACCTTGATAACTCGAATATCTGGATTTCATTTTTCTTGATTTATTTCTATTTTTTTAGGTTTTCTTGGGGCAGATCCCTAAAATAACATAACTTAAAAAATATCTATTCATTAAAGCTATAATGAAAATTTTCataatgcattttttttttttcaattactaGCCCTCATTTCTCATTATAATCTAATTTATATATTAGTTAGTAGATATAATAATGATTTCAATTTCAATAGAATTATATAATTACTCGATCAGATTTGGTATCATGACCAATATATAGGACTATGTATGTAACTAtcagtgatgaaacaaacctatCAATCCTCCGGTGAAGACATCAGTCCAATGGTGCCAATAATCATCGACACGAGAAACACCGACCAGAGCTGCTGCCAGCAGAGGTAGGAACACCACACATAATTTGCCTACATGTCCCCTGCGGTCAAATACTTGGATTTTCGCCGCTAAATACAATGACAGAAATCCCAGACCTGCAAATGACCCTGTTCATACAATATCATCAGTTAAATGTTTGCTGCAGTATAGTAAAAACAGAAGAGAAGTTACCGCGGAAAGTTAAAAGTTAGTAATTTGAGTAGTTACATGAAGTGTGGCCACTTGGGAAACTTTTATGTCCTTCCTTTATGTCGTTAGGATCGCCATTGCATACTACATTGCCCAGATTATCATAAAACTGCTAATGAATCATCACAGACATAAGATAAACAGTAAATTCCTGAGTGAAGAAACAACATTATTATACACATGAAAGTTCAAGTTAATGATTAACCCCATACATCCATGCCTTCAGGAAAGCAGCGGTAAAAGAAGTTTGGCCTAGGCCGGCCTACTCCATCTTTTATCGCGTCTGTGATAACGCCAGTAATGAGTACTGCGTATAAAAGGCCTATAAACCACATAACAAGTAGGTACATGAGTTGAATTTACAGTAATTTTATAAAAATCACGAAAACTTATTTGGACAGTACGTACCAAGGACAGCATGGTGTAGATCATGAACGTCTTTTCTCTTAAGATAGCGGATGACAAAAATTAAAATTGGCAACAGAACAGCGTATATCTGCGAAAAACGTTGTTTTACTCATGAGTACACTGTACAGGTTAAACAGAATGCTGTATGTCTGGTTATCTGCAATTATCAGGGTATAGTACTTACAGGAACACTCCAAACTGGTATTGTGTTTGGATGGAAAGGATACTTAAGATCCTCCATCATATCTTTTCCGACAAACCGGTAAAACGGGGTTATCAGGTTCAAGCCAACTTCTATGCCAATTAGAAGTAACAGTATAAGCCAATCATGCAGGTGGGTTTTCGCTAATGGCGCTCCGTGAGACCGTATTGTATATGCCCGAACCTCGGACTCAGTCATTTTATCCTGTTTAACACAAACCTTTCCATGTTACAATGTAATCATAAAATAAAAACCGTTTCAAAGTTACTGTTGCAGTCAAAATCATTTGTTTAAATTTGATTAATTAATGCGACGGGATTATAGAAGATTATCACAAAACTTGCAGAGTCATGCAGGCTAATTAGTCTAATAAATCAACAATAAAATACAGTGGTGAGTTGTCCCTAATGACTAGATCaacatcaaaataaaataaaattacttaatcAAACAGAGAGATGCCAGCACCAAGTTTATAGATTATGATGGTCAATTACCCCAACATTTCATGTAAAAATATGGACCGTCTTACTCTATAATTTGTAATTCAGAGTAAAATACTAGTATCATATTACAATACGGTTTAAACCCAGTTCAAACAAAATGGAGTATGCAGAAATAATGTTACCCTAACGTAATATTTTTGCATTGATGCTTGTGTTATAGAGAAATTAATCGTCAAAGTTGAAACAGCATGAAAAGTTAAAACAGATTAAATAACTATTTATATGattcgttttatgtttaaaacgGATATGTCAGTATTTAAACAAGACTTTGTGAACTACATTGGCAAATTGCACACAAaaattttgaaatgtgaaaaTAAAGAGGAAATGTTGCATCGAACCTGATTAATCCGAAAGAACGCCAGATTATAGAATCTTGAGAAAAATAACAACAAAACGGAACTATATTATTATGTTGTGATTCTTGTGAATGAAAATGATCCACGATTAATAcacaaaaagggaagaaaattaATTTTTGAAATAAACCCAGAAAAATCTCAataaatattgtgttgaaaaATGGTGCAaacaacaataattatggaagaatataaagtgTGAGAAATATAATAAATACTTTGTATATATGATGAATTGCGAAGAAGAAGACAACGAAGACTTTTAGGGGAACATGGAAATTTTCGTTGGATGTTATTTATGGACTTATGGTTTTATGGGATTAGAGATATGAACTGCCTTGCGCAATTGGACGCCTAACTGTTTTTTAATCAAAAAATAACTCTTGTACATTTTCATTTGGCGTAGCCGCGTAGAGTCGTAGACCATTCGGTTTACTCAAAAACAAGCTTAGAAGTAGAGGTGGACATTGGGCTGGGCTGGTGCAGGCCAAGGGCGGGCTGGGCTGGGGTAGAGCAGCCCTGGCACGGCACTAATATAGAACCGGGCTGTGTCGGGCCGGGCTGGGCTGTTTTTTGTCAGGCCCGGGCACGGCACTATAGGGACGGGCTGTttacaattttttaaaaaaaaaaacgggctGAAAACCGGGCTGGGCTGAAAAAACCCAACACAAGCACGGCCCGTAGGGCTGACCGGGCTGGGCCATGTGCTGGTCGGGCTGCTAAAGTCTGGCCCGTGTGACAGTGCTGGCCCGCTATGTTGTCCACCTCTACTTAGAAGAATCAACTAGTCTCActtgtgacggacactatccgtcacaagtgagTGACGGGTCATCTCCCTCTCAcacaaatgcaagtgggaggTAAGTGGGGCACTCCATTTTcgccccacttgccctcccacttgcatttgtgTGAGAGGAAGTGACCCGTCActcacttgtgacggatagtgtcgcGTGTAAaaatatagttttttttttgtcaaatacaatctttaatttttttatttttcaaataatacctttaaatttttttttttgtaaaacacaacctttaaaaattTTTTTTGGTCAAACACGACAATTTGGCCGGAGGATTCTATATTTTGCAATGGGTTAACTTCCAGTCGATGTTTGAAATAGCAAAcgaggtcggtttgaggtgttcttggactcgttggaaaggtgaaAATATAAGCTTTTTAGGGGTTATTAACACGATGGTCAAATGTGgcttatgtggggtctattgcTATGTAAAGTAATGTTGGTTGGAGAGAGTAGCGAGTGGTCAGAGATTTTTAGTAGGTCTTTTAATAAGGTTATGATGttttgtttggtctgaaatttggtatgtagGTAGAGGGGAGTGCAAGGTAGGTCTTAGTTGTGTTGCTTGTGGCGGTTGTTGGTTGCAAGTGGTGGTTCGAGGGGGGTTAAATTGCAGGTAAAAAACAATCAAAAGAATGTTAAAGTAGGATTTTTTTCGTGGGTCAATTCACTCACCTTTAACTACCACTTGCAACGAACAACCACCAAAAGCAACATAACCACGACCTAACTTACACTCCCCTCTATCTATataccaaatttcagaccaaCTAAAACACCTTAACCGCATTTAAAGACCTGCGAAAAACCCTATGACCACTCACTTTACAGTTAGCCTCTTCAACGagccttactttacacatcaatagaccccacataaggcaACCTTTGAGCATCGTATTGATAACCCCTGGAAAGCTTGTATTTTCACCTTTTCAACGagtccaagaacacctcaaaTCGACATCGTTTGCTATCCCAAACATTGACTAAAAATTAGCCTATTGCAAAATGTTAAGTCCTTcggccaaaaagtcgtgtttgacaacaaaaaattattaa
Encoded here:
- the LOC141602393 gene encoding lipid phosphate phosphatase 2-like isoform X1, translating into MTESEVRAYTIRSHGAPLAKTHLHDWLILLLLIGIEVGLNLITPFYRFVGKDMMEDLKYPFHPNTIPVWSVPIYAVLLPILIFVIRYLKRKDVHDLHHAVLGLLYAVLITGVITDAIKDGVGRPRPNFFYRCFPEGMDQFYDNLGNVVCNGDPNDIKEGHKSFPSGHTSWSFAGLGFLSLYLAAKIQVFDRRGHVGKLCVVFLPLLAAALVGVSRVDDYWHHWTDVFTGGLIGLTISFFCYLQFFPAPHRTKGWGPYSYFTALERESSIQMNGHSEIHNEDMVSRSPQHFASARSTRSEDHSIIIE
- the LOC141602393 gene encoding lipid phosphate phosphatase 2-like isoform X2 codes for the protein MTESEVRAYTIRSHGAPLAKTHLHDWLILLLLIGIEVGLNLITPFYRFVGKDMMEDLKYPFHPNTIPVWSVPIYAVLLPILIFVIRYLKRKDVHDLHHAVLGLLYAVLITGVITDAIKDGVGRPRPNFFYRCFPEGMDFYDNLGNVVCNGDPNDIKEGHKSFPSGHTSWSFAGLGFLSLYLAAKIQVFDRRGHVGKLCVVFLPLLAAALVGVSRVDDYWHHWTDVFTGGLIGLTISFFCYLQFFPAPHRTKGWGPYSYFTALERESSIQMNGHSEIHNEDMVSRSPQHFASARSTRSEDHSIIIE